The following is a genomic window from Nitrospira sp..
CGTTCTCAGTACGATCAACGCCATGCGAGCCAAGTTTGGCAAACCGCCGCTGATCATCGCGGCGGATCCATAATAATCAGCTCTCAGCGTACAGCGTTTGGATTTTCGAGACAGGTGATTGGTTATAATTGCGAGGCGTGGAGACCTGCTTCTCGCGTTCCCGATCACTCATGAGCTGAGGGCGAAGGGGCTTTCAAGTGCCGACCCTTTATCTGATCGATGGTAGTGCCTACATCTATCGAGCGTTCTTTGCTCTACCGCCCCTGTCCAATTCCAAAGGCCTGCAGACCAACGCCGTCTACGGTTTCACGACCATGCTGTTGAAGGTCCTGCGGGACCACCGGCCGGATTATGTCGCGGTGGTCTTCGACGAGAAGGGCCCGACCCATCGTCATGAAGCCTTCAAGGAGTACAAGGCGCAGCGGCCTCCGATGCCGCAAGGCATGAGCGCGCAGGTTCCCTACATCCATCGCGTGGTGGAAGCCCTGTCGGTGCCCGTGATCAGGCAAGCGGGGTACGAAGCGGATGACCTGATCGGCACCTTGGCACGCAAGGCGGAAGCCGGCGGCCTCGAGGTGGTGATCGTGACCAGCGATAAGGACATGTTTCAGCTGCTCACGCCGAAGACGCGCATTTACGATCCGGTGAAGGACACATGGTTCGGCGAAGCAGATTCGCAGACACGATTCGGGGTGGAGCCGGCGCGGGTCGCCGAGGTGATGGGCCTGATGGGCGATACGAGCGACAACATCCCCGGGGTGAAGGGGATCGGCGAGAAGACGGCGGTGAAATTGATCACGCAGTTCGGCACGATCGACGAGCTGTTGGCGCGCGTTCAGGAGGTCACGTCGACCAAAACCAAGAATCTCCTGTTGGAGCAGGGTGAGAACGCCCGCTTAAGCAAACAGCTGGCGACGATTCAATTGGATTGTCCGGTCGAGTTCGACTCGGCTCGGTTTCGGGTGAAGACGCCGCATACCGAGACATTGGTGGGGCTGTTGCGAGAGCTGGAGTTCATGACGTTGGCCAAGACGTTTCAGGGTGAGACGCCCGAGCAAAATCGGTTAGGGGCCGAGATCAAGCAGATCCATGAGGTCGCCGAAGCCGAGGCCTTTCTCAAAAGGCTGCGAGATGAAGACATTGTGGGGGTTGCCTGCCTATTGAGCGGCGAAACAGGCGTGAGAGCGGAAGTGCAGGGGTGTGCGTTGGGCCTACCGGACGGCGGTGTCGCATTTGTGCAGGGCGAGACGCAAGGCTGGCCACGACCGATCACCGGGCTCTTGCGAGACACGCACCGGCCGAAAGCGGTGCACGATCTTAAGCCGGCCCTCTTGGCGTTCCACCGTCAGGGGGTGGAGGTACAGGGGCCCTGCTTCGACACGATGGTCGCAGATTATCTGTTGAACCCGAATCGCCGCGCGCACACCTTGGAGGCGGTCGCCATCGACCAACTGAGTTATCAGCTCGGCACGGGGACGAGCGAGCAGGCAGGCAAGGGGTCTGCGTCCCTGTTCGATGTCGATGAAGGTCTGGTCCGTCGGACGGGAGAAGCGGCAGCTGTGACGGCCAAGGTCGCGCCGCTGCTATACGACCGATTGAAGGAGCAGGGGAGCCTGGCGCTGTTCGAACAGGTGGAGATGCCCCTCGTGCCGGTCTTGGCCGAGGTCGAGCGTAATGGGTTTCTACTCGATGTGGAGGGACTGCATGGGTTGAGCAAAGAGTTGGAGCGGGAACTCGACCACATGGTGGAAGGGATTTATCTCCTGGCAGGCGGTGAGTTCAATATCGGCTCACCGAAGCAACTCGCCACTGTGCTCTTCGAGACATTGGGGTTGAAGCCGTTGCGGAAAACGAAAACCGGGTACTCGACGGATGAAGACACGTTGACTCAACTCGCAACCCAGCATGAGCTGCCGGCGCAAATCCTGAACTACCGTACCTTGACCAAACTCAAATCGACCTATGTCGATGCCCTGCCGCAGCTGGTGAATCCCGAGACCAAGCGGCTCCACACCTCACTCAACCAGACGGTGGCGGCCACGGGACGTCTCTCTTCCACCGATCCCAATCTGCAGAACATTCCGGTCAAGGGCGACTACGGCCTGCGCATCCGCGAAGCCTTCATCGCGGCATCGGGGCATCAATTGCTCTGCGCGGACTATAGCCAGGTCGAGCCGCGCATTCTAGCGCACCTCTCGCAAGATCCGCGGCTGTTGCAAGTGTTCGAACGCGGCGAAGACATTCATATGGCCACGGCGATGGAGCTTTTCAACCTTCCGGCCGGGCAGGTTACGCGAGACATGCGGCGCGCGGCGAAGAGCGTGGTGTTCGGGATCGTATACGGGATCAGCCCGTTCGGTCTGGCCTCGAACATCGGTGTCTCGCAAGCCGACGCCAAGAAATATATCGAGACGTTTTTCGAAAAATTCCCGGCAGTGCGAGCCTTGATGGATCGCAATATCGAAGAGGGAAAGACGAAGGGGTATACCACGACCATCCTCGGGCGCCGGCGCCAGATTCCGGAATTGCAGAGCGGCGACCCTGCTCAGCGCGGCATGGGCGAGCGTATGGCCGTGAACAGTCCGATTCAAGGTTCAGCCGCGGATCTCATCAAGGTGGCCATGATCAACGTCCACCGACGGCTGCGGGACGAACTACCGGCCACCAAGATGATTCTCCAGGTGCATGACGAGTTAATCTTCGAAGCGACGGAACTTGATCTTGAGCAGGCCAAGCGGCTGGTGAGGCAGGAGATGGAGGCCACCGGCACCAAACTCGGCCTGTCTGTCCCGCTGAAAGTCGATCTGGGGGTCGGTCGGAACTGGCGAGCCGCCCATCCGTAGCGCGGGAATCGACGGGGCAGTCTCACAACACACTATCATGGGACGGAGACGATCACCGCTTTCAGTCACGGAGCCTGAGTTTCAGGCCTTGGTGCAGCAGGCCCTGGACGGCTTGCCGGACGAGTATGCCAGGCTCTTGTCCAACGTCGCGGTGGTCGTGGAGGAAGAACCTCCCCCAGACGTACGGGCCGACCTGGAAATGGACGAAGACGAGGATCTTCTCGGCCTCTACCAAGGACTTTCCATCGACAAAGAATCCTTCTTCCAGACCGGCGGGCAACTGCCGGCAAAAATTTCCATCTATCGCGGGCCGATCCTCCGGCTCTGCCGCACGAAACAAGAAGTGGTACAGGAAGTGCGCGACACGGTCGTGCACGAGATCGGGCACCATTTCGGGCTGGACGACGACGAGATGCCGTATTAGCAGGATGGTCAAAACGGCTGTCTGCTTCGTTCTTGGTCACACGCCTCCCTGCGACGTACCCCAGGCGGTACGCCTCAGTCGTCACGCTTCCTGCGGCCTTGCTGGACAGCCTTTTTGACCATCCTGTGAAGAGAAGTTTCGAGATCGCATTGACTTCCACTCCCCAAGACTCAACTACGGTAAAAGCCAATTTGTGGATGTTGTACGACTTGCAGATAGGACTTCAGAGTTTTGCGAATCCACTCATGATTAAGAGCGTTACGTGGCAAGGCTTCTTGAGGAGAGAAAACCGTTGTGATGGCATGAATGATTTTAAGCAAAAACTCAACCATGGCATCGAAGCCTAGCAGGCATTCTTCGCACCTCTCAGACCAACTGTAATCGTTTCGCCTTGAGATCCAATTGGGGGTGAATAGAAGTTCGTGGTTAACTGATAACAGGGCGCCAGAGATGCCATCAATAGAGACCTCTAAAATGAAATCGCGGTATCTCCTGCTCTGGAAATAGAGTTCAGCACAAGGGAGAAATCGCAAAAGCCCGTTGAAAATGTTATCACCCATCACGGCGTGAATGTCAGGGATGTATTTTTGCTTAACAGTGAGAGTGGCTGATCCATCCGTTGCAATCGAATATAACTGGGTTAGTTCATGATCTCGGCTTGCGACGAGAGCTGATACTCGGTTGTTTTCCTTGACCAAGTTACTGCTGTTATCGAGCAATGGAAAGCGATATCTTCTTCCGATGTCCAGCGGTAGGAAGTACGAACACCGGATTAGGTATTCCAACAGTTCATGCTCAGGTATCGGCATGTGTTTCTTCGGTTTCAAAGTGACGGTAAGTTGCCACGAAGCGTCCAGCCTCACCCTATGACCGCTTTTGGTAGTGGATTCATCGATTGTTTCTGCGGGCATGTCAACAGCTGCACACCTATTCCTGATTCCTTCTTTTTTTGTGTCTAAAAGCTTCTTGTCGGCTACGGCGAAGAGGTCTTCGGGATTGGAAACTGGATTAGGGTACGCTGCTATGCCTATGGTTACTGTTGACTTAACATCAGGGGCAAGATGTTGTAGCCTTTGCACCTCTTTCCGTAGTCGCTCTGCGACCACTTTTGCCTCCCCCAATTCGAAATTGGGCAGAACGGCAACCATTTCATCGCCACCGTAACGATAAACCGTTCCTTTGCCCTGCAGAATTTTTTGGATCTTTTGTGCCACGGCATGAAGCACGAGATCTGCACCATCATGACCGGCGAGTTCGTTAAGTTTCTTGAAGTAGTCTAAATCAATGACTAGCAAAGCCAAGGGCATTTGCTGCTCTTTTGATTTGGAAATAAAGCCAGGAAGATCAGCATCATATTGCTTCCGGCTCGGAATCTTAGTGACGGCATCTATGTCTGGGGCTCGTCGGTTGGGCATAAGCCTCTCTTCGGAGCCAACTTGCCATCCTTGTGCAGTGAGTCTGCATCTGATGTTTGTCGTAACTGGGAACTGCTCAGGTTCAATCCGATTGTCCTTGCGCAAATGTTCAAGAATGAAAAGCAGCTCCTCACGATTTTGAGTGTGGAACAACGGCCAATCTAGATCCAGGTCAATAGCTACCCAATCTCCCATAAAGCGGGAACGTCTTTTCATGTGGCCCAAGATCACGGCAGTCTTGGTTTCGATCGGAATCGATTCCATCTCTTTTGTGATGGCTTCGACCTTCGCGCTGATTAGTACTGCCTTCTCGCCCTGAGATGAATGTGTTCTTGTGTAAATAGATAAAAGTGGTCGGAGCCTGACCTCGAAGTGAACTTTTCCTCCCGGCATCTCAAATTCGCCACAACGGGGGCAAATAACGATAAAAGAGTCTCTCCCTGAAGTGGGTTGAACCTTCGGGATGGTATGACTACAAAGAGGACATTCGGCGATCACGTGTAAGCTACCTTCTTAAATTGGCTGATGCAGAGCCCTCGCTAGTGGTTTGTATTGAACCGCATCGTGTGAAGGCAAGTGTGGGTGGCGTGACGGTATCTGTGGTTGCCCAGGAAAATGTGGATAGCCCGGTCGAGTCCTCTCGGCAAACTCAAGACAGGGTTTCGAGTAAGTCGACGTCTTTCTTGAGGAGCTGGTTCACGACATCTTGAACCGCTTTTCCCTTCTTCCGGGCGATGCGTTCGAGTCGACTTTGCACCTTAGTATCGAGATAGATGGGCAAGCGCAGTTCCGCCCCCTTCCTATAAAACTTTCCTTTCACAGCGTCGGAAAAATCATACTCTCGTTTCATCAGGTCCTCCGATATTGCTTGGCCTCGTTCTTGGTTGCCTTACGAGATGAGATAATGCGTATCGTGGCGCTTCCTACTTCAATCTCGTGGTAGGTGTGGCAAACAACCAATATAGCCCCTGTCCCATCGAGTCCTAACGTGACCCATCGATCTTCATCTTGGCTGTGCTCTTCGTCAAACTTGGAGAGAGCCTCTGGGTCAAGGAGGACTGAGGTTGCCCGGTCAAAAGAGATGCCGTGCTTCCTAACGTTTTGCTTCGCTTTGTCGGGATCCCACTCAAACCGGTACTGGAATGGTTTAGCCACAGGCGCATTATTTCATAAAGTTTCCTTCTAACCAAGGAAGTCCTTTCGGCGAGGGGGCAAGAGGTGAAAGGAGTCACAATAGTTGATCAAGCGGCAGGGTTGTCGCAATTGATCGGAGGATGATAGCGTGGCCAAAGCTCACTGACTGCTAGTCCGTGCAGTAGGCTTCGCTCCATGGCCTGGCGACTCGACTAAGGTTTGCTGGACTTGGTTGCGGACGGAGCAGCCGTGTGGGCTATGAGCGGCTTATGAATAGAACCGACCGACGATCTGGTTGAAGTTGAACAGTATCGCGTTCGTACGGGTATAGGCGGCGTGGCCGTAGTAGTGGTCGCGGACATTGGTCGAGCCGGTGCAGTCTTTGTAGTCCGCCAACAGGCACTGCCCTTCACTCGGGAAGCGAGTGGCGCGGCGCGCACATTCCACCCACCGTTCGAAACCATCGTAGGGTTCCAGCAATTCCCAGACTGCTTTATTGGCGGCCTTGGCCTGCTCGGCGGGAAGCGCATCGCTGCCGGCGACGGCGAGTTCCTGTACGTAATCGCCGCCCCAGGCGATCGGCATTTCTACGGTGATCTGCGGCAGGTCCATTTTGGAGAGCCAGGTTTTGTCGTCGGTTCGGAGGTGGCGGTGGTTCACGATGTGGAGCAGTTTGCCGATGCCGGATGGGTCCCAGCCGTAACGGACCGGCGTGCCGAAGGTCACGATATCGACCACCGCTCCGTTCAGCAACGTGCTGCCGTTCAGCAACGGATCGATGCGCCGAATCGCCTGGGCATCCGGTCCTTCGCCTGAATGGGCCAGCAGGAGATCGAACAGCGTTTTCCGTCCCGTGATGGGCGAAGGGCAGAGCAGGTTGGAGACGAGTGCGAGGACGAGTCCTGCCTGGCCATGGGCCTGGACCAGGATGCGGTCGTCCGGTCCCAAGTGGTGCTCGGTGATCAACGCACGCAGTCGATCCAGCAATCGACAGGCGGCCGATGCACGGCCAAGGTGATGGTGCTCGCTGGACCAGAGTTCCCGGATGCAGGCGATGGGTTTCGTCGGCGCCTGGTTCAGGGCTTTCCGGCATTGTTCGATCGTGGTTGCCGTGAAGTTCCCCGCATCGCCGATTTGCTGATCGAGCAGGTTCTTAGTGGCCTCATCGTCGGCCAGCGGAGGCTTCAGTCCGCCCGGAAGCGGGGTGATCCCGTTCGTGCCTTCCCGCATGAACGAGAGGAGCGAATCCAATCCGGAGATGCCGCGCGAATAGCCGCGTTTGAGACCGCCCACCTCATCGAGCCGCCCCAAGCCGAAGACATCGGTGCCTGGGATAGACCCATGCAGAAACAGGATCAGCCGTACGCCTGCTTCTGACAACTTCCGGCCTGCGTGGCCCATCGCCTCTTGCCAAGCAGGCGACTCAGGATCGGGCGGGGTCGTCCATTCCGCAGAGGTGAGACGGTCGCCGGGACTTTTGCGGGAGAGTTCGTCGTGCTGGAAGTTGTTTGCGATGGGCATGGGAAGATTGTCTTACCCGAAACCGAACGTGAAGTTCAATGGAATGCTCGGCGATCTGCTCAGAACGAGGCGGTCAGCGAGGTGGAGACGAATCGGGGCCGGTCGATTCAGTGGATGGGTTCGGCTGCAGCCGGTTCTTCGGCATGACGGCTATGGCAGAACAGGTTTTGGCCTCGTCGTCAATGCGGCGATCGATAATAGTCACGCCTTGCAGATACTCCTGCACGATTTCTTCTCGGACGACTTCGATGTCCTGTTCTGCCTCCCGGCCGGTCCGTTCGCGTAGTCGGTCGGTGGCATGTTCCTTCACCAGGACTCGGATCTGCTTGGCGATGTCCGCTCGAGCGGCCAGTTCGGAGACACGCTGACAGACCAGTTTCCCCTTGCCGAGATCACCTTGACCTCGCCCGATCAGGACCTGCTCGGAGTCATAGGTCAGAGTATGTTCACGCTGCGGATGGTCCAAGGCCGCCGGTGCGACAGCCTGTTCACGTTTATGCAGGCGATCGAAGGTCTGGTCGGCGTGCTCGCGAACCGCCGGGACGGTCATCTCTGCTGCCATGACGGGAGGTGCCGCAAACAGGGCGCACAAGAACCACCATCCTGGTCGAGCGGGACTCGGTAGCGCAGGCATTGCTACTGTCCTCCTTGATTGCTGCTCCTGTTGGGGTTGTGTTGTGGAGATGGTGCGGGGGGAGTACCACCAGCCGGTGGAATCTGCCGAGTGGCCGGAGGGTGAAACTGTTGATGCGGCGGGGTCGGTCGTTGAGGGGAGGATGATCCCCCCACGTCGCCTGGTTGATGGGTATGGAGCGTCGGCGAGGCCGGCGGACTATTCGGCGCCGGGACCTGTCGATACGTCGGCATCATGCTGCGGCCGGACTGCGGCAGGGGAATGCCTGGTTGAGCGGGGATTTGGATGATCGTGGTTGAGTTCCCCGAGACCGGCGGTTGTCCCGATGGATTGGGCAGCAGCGGGTTGAGTTGATAGACGCTCGAAAGCTGCCGCGAATTCGTTGAGGCGGGCGGCTGGATCGTGCCAGGCTGTGCCGGTGGTTGTGGGATCACGTAGTATCCCGGCAGGAATGGAACCGTGTGGGGGACCGGCGGCCGTGGCGGTTGCGGCGGCAAGGGCGGCGCCTTGATTCCCACGACCTGTTGTGCGACCGCCAAGTGGGGATTGCCGGGATTTAGTCTGCCCGCGAGGCTCAGCAAAGCCTGGATCTGCGCGAGGCCCCCCTGTGGATAGGGTTGGACGAACGGCGCCATCAAGACCCAGTCGGTCCAAGCCTGGGCCACCATGGCATTCGACTGGGCGCGATCAAGCAGGTCATGACGCTGTTGACTCAGCTGCCGGACCTGTTCCGACGAGGTGGCTGAGTCCAAGGCACGGTTGGCCGCCTCGAGTTCCTGTTGCAATTGATCCACCTCCTGTTTGAGCGCGAGGAGTTCCCCCCTGGCCTCCTGATTTTGTTTCAGGGCGGCAATGGCGTGGGCGACCTCGTCGGTATCGACTTGGGCCGTCAGGTCGACTCGAATGACGATGACTTCTCCATCGAGATGGGTCTTGACCTGCTGATCGAGGACCAGCACCATGCCGGCCGTATAGCTACGGATTTCATCCTGGGTGACATCCAGATCCCGTACCACCGTCACGCTTTCCAGGTACGAGGCGACCTGTTCCAACGCCTGTTTTTTGGCCTGTTCCGTTGCAAGTCTGACGGCGTCGTCTTTGGTCTCTCGATCACTCATCCGATGTTCCCCGGTTCCGGTGACGACTCGAATCTCGGCTCGACCGACATCAGGCCGGGCAAGTATGGTGCAGAGGATGATCATGAACAGGCAGAGGAGGGAGAAGCGGCATCCCGGCTGCGAGGGGGGTGAACGTCTGAGGCTCGTGTCTGTAAAGGAACTATTTAAGGACATCGCCTCACCAGGGACAGGCCTGTCGACCGTGGTTGCCGGTCGAGTGTACCCGGCAGGTTCAGGATAACATCGATCCCGTGATGACGCCATTGCAGGCGGGGTTCGTGCCTTGCCTTCCCAGAAAACAGCGTGCTAAGGTACCTTCTCTTTCCATTAGAACGGAACGCGGGGTGAGGCAGGTAATGAATCCTCTCAAGAGCCTTCGTACGGTCATGGCGGTCTTGTGGATGGTCACCGTCTTGGCGGTTCCCTTGACCTTGCCCTCGTCCCTTGCCCTGGCAGCACGGGGTACTGCAGAAGTCCCGTCTACTGCGCCGGGCGTTACGACGGAACATGTCATCCTGTTTGTGCTGGAAGGGCTCGGCCAGGAATCCATGAAGAGCGGAGCCATGCCGGTCTTGTCGAACCTCGTGAAAGACGGGGCTGTGACCTGGTCTGCCACCGCCGTCGCTCCGGCGCGCCGGTTGCCGACCATGGCGTCGTTGTTGATGGGGATGCCGGTCGGCAAGCACGGGATCACGTGGAATGTGTTTGAATTCAGCCGGGGGTATCCTCGCGCGCCGACGATGTTCGACTATCTCGATCTGAGCGGTGGCCGTGACAGCACCATATTTTTCATGGACGAGTCCTTGTATCAACTCGCGAAGCCGGAACCCTACACGGACTATCAGATGTGCGGAGCGTTGCGAGCCGAGTGCAGCCCGGACCGGTTGGTCAGTTATGTGCGGGATTATTTCAAGAAAGCCACCAGCGGATCCGGTTATGGCCATGCGATTCCGTCATTGCCTCACCTCTTGGTCGTGCACTTGCCCGCGCCTGGTCGTGTCGGCGAGGCACAGGGCTGGAAATCGGCTGAATACAAGGACTCATTGAGGGCTGTGGATAAAGCGATGGGCGCGGTGCTCGATCTGTACCGTGATCTCGGCCTAATCAAGCGGACGACGGTGTTCGTTACCTCGCTGAGCGCAGTCGGCGAGACGCAGTTCTCGGCCGGCGATGTGACAGGTGAACAGGCCGGCACCGTTCCGGTGGTGCCCTGGATCGCCTCGGGAGTCGGGATCAAGGCCGGCCATACGATTCGCCAGCCCGTGTCGATCATCGATACGGGAGCGACGGTGATGCGGGCGCTCGGGCTCAAGACTCACACCGAATGGGAGAGCCACGCAGTCGAGGAAATATTCAAGACTGCGTTTTCGGCCGCTCCCGTCAGTCCACTGTTGCAATAGGGGATGTATG
Proteins encoded in this region:
- a CDS encoding DNA polymerase I; protein product: MPTLYLIDGSAYIYRAFFALPPLSNSKGLQTNAVYGFTTMLLKVLRDHRPDYVAVVFDEKGPTHRHEAFKEYKAQRPPMPQGMSAQVPYIHRVVEALSVPVIRQAGYEADDLIGTLARKAEAGGLEVVIVTSDKDMFQLLTPKTRIYDPVKDTWFGEADSQTRFGVEPARVAEVMGLMGDTSDNIPGVKGIGEKTAVKLITQFGTIDELLARVQEVTSTKTKNLLLEQGENARLSKQLATIQLDCPVEFDSARFRVKTPHTETLVGLLRELEFMTLAKTFQGETPEQNRLGAEIKQIHEVAEAEAFLKRLRDEDIVGVACLLSGETGVRAEVQGCALGLPDGGVAFVQGETQGWPRPITGLLRDTHRPKAVHDLKPALLAFHRQGVEVQGPCFDTMVADYLLNPNRRAHTLEAVAIDQLSYQLGTGTSEQAGKGSASLFDVDEGLVRRTGEAAAVTAKVAPLLYDRLKEQGSLALFEQVEMPLVPVLAEVERNGFLLDVEGLHGLSKELERELDHMVEGIYLLAGGEFNIGSPKQLATVLFETLGLKPLRKTKTGYSTDEDTLTQLATQHELPAQILNYRTLTKLKSTYVDALPQLVNPETKRLHTSLNQTVAATGRLSSTDPNLQNIPVKGDYGLRIREAFIAASGHQLLCADYSQVEPRILAHLSQDPRLLQVFERGEDIHMATAMELFNLPAGQVTRDMRRAAKSVVFGIVYGISPFGLASNIGVSQADAKKYIETFFEKFPAVRALMDRNIEEGKTKGYTTTILGRRRQIPELQSGDPAQRGMGERMAVNSPIQGSAADLIKVAMINVHRRLRDELPATKMILQVHDELIFEATELDLEQAKRLVRQEMEATGTKLGLSVPLKVDLGVGRNWRAAHP
- a CDS encoding GGDEF:GAF; translated protein: MIAECPLCSHTIPKVQPTSGRDSFIVICPRCGEFEMPGGKVHFEVRLRPLLSIYTRTHSSQGEKAVLISAKVEAITKEMESIPIETKTAVILGHMKRRSRFMGDWVAIDLDLDWPLFHTQNREELLFILEHLRKDNRIEPEQFPVTTNIRCRLTAQGWQVGSEERLMPNRRAPDIDAVTKIPSRKQYDADLPGFISKSKEQQMPLALLVIDLDYFKKLNELAGHDGADLVLHAVAQKIQKILQGKGTVYRYGGDEMVAVLPNFELGEAKVVAERLRKEVQRLQHLAPDVKSTVTIGIAAYPNPVSNPEDLFAVADKKLLDTKKEGIRNRCAAVDMPAETIDESTTKSGHRVRLDASWQLTVTLKPKKHMPIPEHELLEYLIRCSYFLPLDIGRRYRFPLLDNSSNLVKENNRVSALVASRDHELTQLYSIATDGSATLTVKQKYIPDIHAVMGDNIFNGLLRFLPCAELYFQSRRYRDFILEVSIDGISGALLSVNHELLFTPNWISRRNDYSWSERCEECLLGFDAMVEFLLKIIHAITTVFSPQEALPRNALNHEWIRKTLKSYLQVVQHPQIGFYRS